One Chryseobacterium sp. StRB126 genomic region harbors:
- the rpoB gene encoding DNA-directed RNA polymerase subunit beta — protein sequence MSKTKSTTQGNPRINFSSAKGKIVTPDFLDIQIESFREFFQLDTLPEARKTEALYKTFQENFPITDSRNQFVLEFLDYLVDSPRYSIDECVERGLTYSVPLKARLKLYCTDPEHEDFQTVVQDVYLGPVPYMTPSGSFIINGAERVIVTQLHRSPGVFFGQTYHANGTKLYYSRIIPFKGSWMEFTTDINSVMYAYIDRKKKLPLTTLLRAIGYESDKDILQIFDLAEEVKVSKAALKKVEGRTLAARVLNTWFEDFVDEDTGEVVSIERNEIILDRETILEKEHLDLILDAGVKSILIHKENSNEFSIIQNTLQKDPTNSEKEAVEYIYRQLRNADPPDEETARGIIEKLFFSEQRYSLGEVGRYRLNKKLGLNIPTTTEVLTKEDIIAIVRHLIELVNSKAEVDDIDHLSNRRIKTVGEQLAGQFGVGLSRIARTIKERMNVRDNEIFTPLDLVNAKTLTSVINSFFGTNQLSQFMDQTNPLSEITHKRRLSALGPGGLSRERAGFEVRDVHHTHYGRICPIETPEGPNIGLISSLGIYAKINNLGFIETPYRKVEGGKIDLNAAPIYLNAEDEEDKVIAQANVELSDNGDFLTDRIIARLDGDYPVVEPAQVNLIDVAPNQISGISASLIPFLEHDDANRALMGSNMMRQAVPLLKPQAPVVGTGLEQQVARDSRILINAEGTGTVQYVDADKITIKYERSEDEDLVQFESATKTYNLTKFRKTNQSTTITLRPNVRVGDVVEKGQVLCDGYATEKGELALGRNLVVAFMPWKGYNFEDAIVINEKVVREDWFTSIHVDEYSLEVRDTKLGMEELTADIPNVSEEATKDLDENGMIRIGAEVKPGDIMIGKITPKGESDPTPEEKLLRAIFGDKAGDVKDASLKADSSLRGVVINKKLFSRNIKDKKKRTEEKLKLEEIENTYKAKFDELRNTLIEKLNTLVSGKTSQGVQNDLDEEIIGKGVKFTHKLLTSVEDYVNVSGSDWTVDADKNELIKQLIHNYKIKYNDIQGVKNREKFAISIGDELPAGIMKLAKVYIAKKRKLNVGDKMAGRHGNKGIVSRIVREEDMPFLEDGTPVDIVLNPLGVPSRMNIGQIYETVLGWAGQKLGMKFATPIFDGATLDQITEYTEKAGLPKFGHTHLYDGGTGERFTQAATVGVIYMLKLGHMVDDKMHARSIGPYSLITQQPLGGKAQFGGQRFGEMEVWALEAFGASNILREILTVKSDDVIGRAKTYEAIAKGESMPEPGIPESFNVLLHELQGLGLDVRLEE from the coding sequence ATGAGTAAAACAAAATCAACAACTCAAGGAAATCCGAGAATTAATTTCTCATCAGCGAAAGGAAAAATTGTAACTCCAGACTTCTTGGACATCCAAATCGAGTCTTTCAGAGAATTTTTCCAGCTTGATACACTTCCTGAAGCCAGAAAGACAGAAGCTCTTTACAAGACTTTCCAAGAGAATTTCCCAATTACGGATTCAAGAAACCAATTCGTATTAGAATTCTTAGACTATCTGGTAGATTCTCCACGTTATTCAATTGATGAGTGTGTGGAAAGAGGACTTACTTATTCAGTACCTCTAAAAGCAAGACTTAAATTGTACTGTACTGACCCGGAACACGAAGATTTCCAAACAGTGGTTCAGGATGTATATTTAGGTCCGGTTCCTTACATGACGCCAAGTGGATCTTTCATTATCAATGGTGCTGAAAGAGTTATTGTTACGCAGCTTCACCGTTCACCTGGTGTATTCTTCGGACAAACTTACCACGCTAACGGAACCAAACTTTACTATTCAAGAATTATTCCTTTCAAAGGATCTTGGATGGAATTTACAACGGATATCAACAGCGTAATGTACGCGTATATCGACCGTAAGAAAAAGTTACCATTAACAACTTTATTAAGAGCTATTGGTTATGAATCTGATAAGGATATCCTTCAGATCTTCGACCTTGCTGAAGAAGTGAAAGTTTCTAAAGCGGCCCTTAAAAAAGTAGAAGGGAGAACATTGGCTGCGAGAGTATTGAACACTTGGTTCGAAGATTTCGTAGACGAAGATACAGGTGAAGTAGTTTCTATCGAAAGAAACGAAATCATCTTAGATAGAGAGACTATCCTGGAGAAAGAACACTTAGATCTTATCTTGGATGCTGGTGTGAAATCTATCTTGATTCACAAAGAAAACAGCAATGAATTCTCTATCATCCAGAATACATTACAAAAAGACCCTACTAACTCTGAGAAAGAAGCAGTAGAGTATATCTATCGTCAGTTAAGAAATGCAGATCCACCAGATGAGGAAACTGCAAGAGGAATCATTGAAAAATTATTCTTCTCTGAGCAGAGATACTCTTTAGGTGAAGTAGGACGTTACAGACTAAACAAAAAGTTAGGTCTTAACATCCCAACTACAACTGAAGTTCTTACAAAAGAGGATATCATTGCAATCGTAAGACACTTAATTGAACTTGTAAACTCTAAAGCGGAGGTGGATGACATCGACCACTTATCAAACAGAAGAATTAAAACTGTTGGTGAGCAATTAGCAGGGCAGTTCGGTGTAGGTCTTTCAAGAATTGCAAGAACAATCAAAGAGAGAATGAACGTTAGAGATAACGAAATATTTACTCCACTTGATCTTGTTAATGCTAAGACGTTAACGTCTGTTATTAACTCATTCTTCGGTACCAACCAGCTATCTCAGTTCATGGACCAAACCAACCCTCTATCAGAGATCACTCACAAGAGAAGATTATCTGCACTAGGGCCTGGTGGTTTATCAAGAGAAAGAGCAGGTTTCGAGGTTCGTGACGTTCACCATACTCACTATGGAAGAATTTGTCCGATTGAAACTCCGGAAGGACCAAACATCGGTTTGATTTCATCGCTAGGTATTTATGCAAAAATCAACAACCTTGGTTTCATCGAAACTCCATATAGAAAAGTAGAAGGTGGTAAGATAGATCTTAACGCTGCTCCTATTTATCTGAATGCAGAAGACGAAGAAGATAAAGTAATTGCTCAGGCAAACGTTGAATTAAGTGATAATGGTGATTTCTTAACAGACAGAATTATTGCAAGATTAGATGGTGACTACCCGGTAGTTGAACCAGCTCAGGTTAACCTTATCGACGTTGCACCTAACCAGATTTCCGGTATTTCTGCTTCATTAATTCCATTCTTGGAACATGATGATGCGAACCGTGCATTGATGGGATCTAACATGATGCGTCAGGCCGTTCCTCTATTGAAGCCACAGGCTCCAGTTGTTGGTACAGGGCTTGAGCAGCAAGTTGCAAGAGATTCAAGAATCTTAATTAACGCTGAAGGTACAGGTACAGTACAGTACGTAGATGCTGACAAGATTACCATCAAATATGAAAGAAGTGAAGACGAAGATTTAGTACAATTTGAGTCTGCTACTAAAACATACAACCTTACTAAGTTTAGAAAAACTAACCAGAGTACTACCATTACCCTAAGACCAAACGTAAGAGTAGGTGATGTAGTGGAAAAAGGACAGGTACTTTGCGACGGCTATGCGACGGAAAAAGGAGAATTAGCTCTTGGTAGAAACTTAGTGGTAGCGTTCATGCCTTGGAAAGGATACAACTTTGAGGATGCCATCGTAATCAACGAAAAAGTTGTACGTGAAGACTGGTTTACTTCCATCCATGTGGATGAGTATTCACTTGAAGTTCGTGATACTAAATTAGGTATGGAAGAGCTTACAGCAGATATTCCAAACGTATCTGAAGAAGCTACTAAAGATCTTGACGAAAACGGTATGATCAGAATCGGTGCTGAAGTGAAGCCTGGAGATATCATGATTGGTAAAATTACTCCAAAAGGTGAATCTGACCCGACTCCTGAAGAAAAACTTCTTAGAGCAATCTTCGGTGATAAAGCTGGTGATGTAAAAGATGCATCATTAAAAGCTGACTCTTCATTAAGAGGGGTTGTTATCAACAAGAAGTTGTTCTCTAGAAACATTAAAGACAAAAAGAAAAGAACTGAAGAAAAACTTAAACTTGAAGAGATTGAAAACACTTACAAGGCTAAGTTTGACGAGTTGAGAAACACTTTAATTGAAAAATTAAATACACTGGTAAGCGGTAAAACTTCTCAAGGGGTACAAAATGACCTTGACGAAGAAATTATCGGTAAAGGGGTGAAGTTTACTCACAAGTTATTAACTTCAGTTGAAGATTATGTAAATGTTAGCGGTTCAGATTGGACAGTAGACGCAGACAAGAATGAATTGATTAAACAATTGATTCACAATTACAAAATCAAATATAACGATATCCAAGGGGTTAAAAACCGTGAGAAATTTGCAATTTCAATCGGAGATGAGCTTCCAGCAGGGATCATGAAGCTGGCTAAAGTTTACATCGCTAAGAAACGTAAACTGAATGTAGGGGATAAAATGGCAGGACGTCACGGTAACAAAGGTATCGTATCGAGAATCGTTCGTGAAGAAGATATGCCATTCCTGGAAGACGGAACACCAGTAGATATCGTATTGAATCCACTAGGGGTACCTTCTCGTATGAACATCGGACAGATCTATGAAACAGTTCTTGGATGGGCTGGTCAGAAATTAGGAATGAAGTTCGCTACACCAATCTTTGACGGAGCAACTCTTGATCAGATTACTGAGTACACTGAAAAAGCAGGCCTTCCTAAATTCGGTCACACTCACCTTTATGATGGTGGTACCGGAGAAAGATTTACACAGGCAGCTACGGTGGGTGTTATCTACATGCTGAAACTAGGACACATGGTTGATGATAAGATGCACGCACGTTCTATTGGTCCTTACTCATTGATTACTCAGCAGCCGTTAGGAGGTAAAGCTCAGTTCGGTGGTCAGAGATTTGGAGAGATGGAGGTTTGGGCACTTGAAGCATTCGGTGCATCTAACATCTTGAGAGAGATCCTTACTGTGAAGTCAGATGACGTGATTGGTAGAGCAAAAACTTATGAAGCAATTGCAAAAGGTGAATCTATGCCTGAACCAGGTATTCCGGAATCATTCAACGTATTACTTCACGAGTTACAAGGTCTTGGATTAGACGTAAGACTTGAGGAATAA
- a CDS encoding T9SS type A sorting domain-containing protein: protein MTKKLFKKLAVVLMVFVMSITVLAQQGYEPIRGMGVEAKPVNNSGICLACYNGSMNPVVDASLDNSVNMGNFASLVSGNGISVKNKNTVYPAGYITGFNVDLGTSFITIDLLSSLRISTYKNGVLQETTTNSTLLSVPAFGGSKNRIFLHFRTSKEFDEVRLYQTNVLSVFSALNVYYAFAFDPARVPIDNNGICDDIIAGSGVDGNVSGSSSFLAPLSYVQNKENIGDGNKNSFGKIVLPIGLLGSYSVGVLDKNQIYPAGNRTGFVIEPDDQGKLLSAEFLKNITIETYLFGEKQESKQLSDGGGLINIKVLGYGSGKQKITLTTTKPFNEVRLKITQTVGFNLGALKVYYAFEEPISCECDDKIQTSGSAVPGNLVTGSSWTSGPGFLGLILAKMTNPEAIVDNNPSNYATATVPAASIFSIFSAFATVSSNSMLPANTMTGFTVEKAGNLLGVSVLENITVTLYNGNSVTDTFTSSGSLISGNFFTTNSNKFYVGGKATKPFNRMKITFNSGTAVRIPQNYYIYNAFASKDDDNDGVPNCFDRCPNGDDSIDNNGNGIPDCAEGCTVVNDKSPTLDTDGDGVVDACDFDSDNDGIPDSIEDFDKNAKFEDDDLEGDILITPVLGDAIPNYRDLDSDNDGILDLFESGIPASVINQIDADHNGIIDNGVAVGKNGLADVLETYPDSGTLKYPIRNVDGDNTPDFLDITSDGSDFDLYKIGKGNLDTLGGGFISTINDSDKDGIQAVVDTDLVKRGAPNSPLSPYASLLKNALTATAKASGTSEIKEAANDVKIYPNPVKAGESLMVTASEEGTYTLFSAEGKAVKSDKFSARTGIDTASLPTGVYIIKIETKSTVKSYKVIVK, encoded by the coding sequence ATGACCAAAAAATTATTCAAGAAACTAGCTGTAGTGCTTATGGTATTCGTGATGTCTATCACGGTATTGGCACAACAGGGCTATGAGCCTATCCGTGGGATGGGTGTGGAAGCAAAACCAGTAAACAATTCCGGGATTTGCTTAGCATGTTATAACGGAAGTATGAATCCGGTGGTGGATGCCAGTCTGGATAACAGTGTGAATATGGGGAATTTCGCTTCTTTAGTAAGTGGAAACGGAATCTCTGTGAAGAATAAGAATACAGTTTATCCTGCTGGTTATATTACCGGATTTAATGTGGATCTAGGAACAAGTTTTATTACGATTGATCTTTTAAGCTCATTAAGAATTAGTACTTATAAAAATGGAGTTCTTCAGGAAACTACTACAAACAGTACGCTTTTATCAGTGCCGGCATTCGGGGGAAGCAAGAACAGAATATTCTTACACTTTAGAACTTCCAAAGAGTTTGATGAAGTAAGATTGTACCAAACCAATGTCCTTTCTGTATTCAGTGCACTGAATGTGTATTATGCATTTGCATTTGATCCGGCCAGAGTACCGATAGATAATAATGGAATTTGTGATGATATCATTGCAGGAAGTGGTGTAGATGGTAACGTGTCTGGAAGCAGCAGTTTCCTTGCTCCGCTTTCTTATGTTCAGAACAAAGAGAATATAGGTGACGGAAATAAAAATTCTTTCGGGAAAATAGTTCTTCCTATAGGATTATTAGGCTCTTATTCAGTAGGTGTTTTAGATAAAAATCAGATATATCCTGCAGGAAACAGAACTGGATTTGTAATTGAGCCTGACGATCAAGGGAAGTTATTAAGCGCTGAATTTTTAAAGAATATTACGATTGAAACCTATTTATTTGGAGAAAAGCAAGAGTCCAAACAATTATCAGACGGAGGTGGATTGATTAATATTAAAGTTCTAGGATATGGTTCAGGGAAACAAAAAATAACTTTAACAACCACCAAGCCTTTTAATGAAGTAAGATTGAAAATTACTCAAACAGTAGGGTTCAATTTGGGAGCACTTAAAGTATATTACGCCTTCGAAGAGCCGATTTCTTGTGAATGTGATGATAAAATTCAGACTAGCGGTTCAGCGGTACCTGGAAATTTAGTAACAGGATCAAGCTGGACATCAGGGCCTGGATTCTTGGGTCTTATTTTAGCTAAAATGACAAATCCGGAAGCTATTGTGGACAACAATCCATCCAATTATGCAACAGCAACAGTTCCGGCTGCGTCTATCTTCAGTATTTTCTCAGCATTTGCAACGGTAAGCAGCAATAGTATGTTGCCTGCTAATACCATGACCGGATTTACTGTGGAAAAAGCAGGAAACCTTCTTGGGGTAAGCGTTCTTGAAAATATTACGGTAACATTATATAATGGAAACTCTGTAACGGATACTTTTACAAGCTCGGGCAGCCTTATCAGTGGGAATTTCTTTACTACGAATTCCAATAAATTTTATGTAGGTGGAAAGGCTACAAAACCTTTTAACAGAATGAAAATTACCTTCAACAGTGGTACAGCTGTTCGTATTCCTCAGAATTATTATATCTATAATGCATTTGCCAGTAAAGATGATGATAATGACGGAGTTCCAAACTGCTTCGACCGTTGTCCTAATGGTGATGACAGTATCGATAATAATGGTAATGGTATTCCGGATTGTGCAGAAGGATGTACAGTGGTGAATGATAAATCGCCAACATTAGATACGGATGGTGACGGTGTTGTTGATGCCTGTGATTTTGACTCTGACAATGATGGTATTCCTGATTCAATTGAAGACTTTGATAAGAATGCTAAATTTGAAGATGATGATTTGGAAGGAGATATCTTAATTACTCCTGTCTTAGGAGATGCTATTCCAAATTATCGTGACCTGGATTCTGACAACGATGGAATTTTAGATCTATTTGAATCAGGTATTCCAGCTTCAGTAATTAACCAGATAGATGCAGATCATAATGGTATTATTGATAATGGTGTTGCAGTAGGTAAAAACGGGTTAGCTGATGTATTGGAAACGTATCCGGATTCCGGAACTTTAAAATATCCAATTAGAAATGTGGATGGAGATAATACTCCTGATTTCCTTGATATTACTTCTGATGGTTCAGACTTTGATCTGTATAAGATAGGAAAAGGTAACCTTGATACATTGGGTGGAGGATTTATCTCTACCATTAATGATAGTGATAAAGATGGTATTCAGGCAGTAGTAGATACAGATCTTGTGAAGAGAGGAGCACCGAATTCTCCACTTTCACCCTATGCTTCATTGCTGAAAAATGCATTGACAGCGACAGCAAAAGCTTCTGGAACTTCAGAAATAAAAGAAGCTGCTAATGATGTGAAGATTTACCCTAACCCTGTTAAAGCTGGAGAAAGCCTTATGGTGACAGCTTCAGAAGAAGGAACTTACACATTGTTCTCAGCAGAAGGAAAAGCGGTGAAGTCTGATAAATTCTCTGCACGTACAGGTATTGATACTGCTTCATTGCCTACAGGAGTTTACATCATTAAGATTGAAACCAAATCAACAGTGAAATCTTATAAGGTTATTGTAAAATAA